From Ascochyta rabiei chromosome 12, complete sequence, the proteins below share one genomic window:
- a CDS encoding Pectate lyase: MKLLLISILSLAFVAIAAPSGADYDLVGFAKNNPIGPTTGGAGKESKTVTVSSVDALVSAVAGTEPKIIYVKGNFNLTARLRPGSNKSIIGVGKGAEITGAGISIVNATNVILRNFAIRKIVNNDGITIQNSTRVWIDHNEFSSEISVAIGSDYYDGQLDIVRASDWITVSWNYFHDHWKSSLIGNSDALRDVDTGHLHVTYHHNYWRNSGTRGPAGRFGHQHIYNNLYQDFLYQAIHSRSDNQVLVEGNVFTGNTREALSTYGLVVPEDSPNTSPDGDFEIDGFANLGAKNDFGKARVNITQVGNFTKAPYKYKLTSLKDVTKVVKRGAGIGKI, translated from the exons ATGAAGCTCTTGCTCATCTCGATTCTTTCTCTTGCGTTCGTAGCTATAGCTGCCCCTTCAGGAGCCGACTACGATCTGGTTGGTTTCGCCAAAAACAACCCAATTGGACCGACCACTGGTGGCGCTGGCAAGGAAAGCAAGACTGTGACAGTCTCTTCTGTCGATGCTCTTGTCTCAGCTGTTGCTGGCACAGAGCCAAAGATCATATATGTTAAGGGCAACTTCAATCTGACAGCGCGCCTGCGACCTGGCAGCAACAAG TCAATCATCGGTGTCGGAAAGGGCGCAGAGATCACAGGAGCAGGTATCTCGATCGTCAATGCGACAAACGTCATCCTCCGCAACTTCGCCATCCGCAAGATTGTGAACAACGATGGCATCACCATACAGAACAGCACTCGCGTCTGGATTGACCATAACG AATTCAGCTCCGAAATCTCTGTCGCGATTGGTTCGGATTACTATGATGGGCAACTGGACATCGTTCGAGCTTCGGACTGGATCACTGTCTCTTGGAACTACTTCCACGACCACTGGAAAAGCTCTTTGATTGGTAACAGCGACGCCCTGAGGGATGTCGACACTGGCCATCTCCACGTTACCTACCACCACAACTATTGGAGGAACTCTGGCACTCGAGGACCCGCTGGCCGCTTCGGTCACCAGCACATCTACAACAACTTGTATCAAGACTTCCTGTACCAGGCTATCCATAGCCGCAGCGACAACCAGGTTCTCGTTGAGGGCAATGTTTTCACCGGTAACACACGGGAGGCATTGAGCACTTACGGGCTCGTTGTTCCTGAGGACAGCCCCAACACCAGCCCTGATGGCGACTTTGAGATTGACGGATTTGCGAACCTTGGTGCGA AGAACGACTTTGGCAAGGCCCGCGTCAACATCACCCAGGTTGGCAACTTCACCAAGGCTCCTTACAAGTACAAGCTTACTTCGCTCAAGGACGTCACCAAGGTCGTCAAGCGGGGTGCCGGTATTGGAAAGATCTAG